A single Lolium perenne isolate Kyuss_39 chromosome 6, Kyuss_2.0, whole genome shotgun sequence DNA region contains:
- the LOC127309675 gene encoding acetyl transferase GW6a, giving the protein MCEENPMAIRVREFNMEMDLPAVEDLERRCQVGLSGDQASPEEASTADDAVDGGGAKKWRRKKKTAKKQGMSLYVEQIGDPFARVRHSPDYVILVAEHGEEGGEVVGVIKACVRTVSRGKKKQFAKVACLLGLRVSPSHRRLGIATELVRRAEAWCEARGAAHATMATTASNSASLALFTGRFGYAPFRRPVFLGHPVHRHRARVPSAHHVLQLPPQLAAAAYASLLSPAEFVPTDLPALLAHKLTLGTYLAVERDPDPTLPPSFALLSVWDATRSLRLRVGGVAPLLRASLAAARALDRHAPWLRVPSLPDVFRPFGTYLLYGLRMSGPEGPALLRSLCRHAHNVARNNPACAVVAADLGPDDPAAAAVPHWPSFSCDEDVWCVKKLGSTADSTGNAGDDDEDDWTTLPPAEFLFVDPREF; this is encoded by the exons ATGTGTGAGGAGAATCCGATGGCGATACGTGTTAGGGAGTTCAACATGGAGATGGACTTGCCGGCGGTCGAGGATCTTGAGCGCCGGTGCCAGGTCGGCCTCTCCGGTGACCAGGCGAGCCCCGAGGAGGCGTCAACCGCCGATGATGccgtcgatggcggcggcgccaagaagtggaggaggaagaagaagacggcgAAGAAGCAAGGCATGTCGCTCTACGTGGAGCAGATCGGCGACCCGTTCGCCAGGGTGCGCCACTCGCCCGACTACGTCATCCTG GTAGCCGAGCATGGAGAGGAAGGAGGAGAGGTGGTGGGAGTGATCAAGGCGTGCGTCAGGACGGTGAGCCGAGGGAAGAAGAAGCAGTTCGCCAAGGTGGCCTGCCTCCTCGGCCTCAGGGTCTCCCCGTCTCACAG GCGGCTCGGCATCGCAACGGAGCTGGTGCGGCGCGCCGAGGCGTGGTGCGAGGCCAGGGGCGCGGCGCACGCGACCATGGCGACCACAGCATCCAACTCCGCCTCGCTCGCGCTCTTCACCGGCCGCTTCGGGTACGCGCCGTTCCGGCGGCCGGTGTTCCTCGGCCACCCGGTGCACCGGCACCGCGCGCGTGTCCCCAGCGCGCACCACGTGCTGCAGCTGCCGCCGCAGCTCGCGGCGGCTGCCTACGCCTCCCTGCTCTCGCCGGCCGAGTTCGTTCCCACCGACCTCCCCGCGCTGCTCGCCCACAAGCTCACCCTCGGCACCTACCTCGCCGTCGAGCGCGACCCGGACCCGACCCTCCCGCCGTCCTTCGCGCTGCTCAGCGTCTGGGACGCCACGCGCTCACTACGCCTCCGCGTCGGCGGCGTCGCGCCGCTCCTCCGCGCGTCCCTCGCCGCGGCGCGGGCGCTCGACCGGCACGCGCCCTGGCTGCGCGTCCCGTCCCTCCCGGACGTGTTCCGCCCGTTCGGCACGTACCTCCTCTACGGCCTCCGCATGTCCGGTCCCGAGGGCCCCGCGCTGCTCCGCTCGCTATGCCGGCACGCACACAACGTCGCGCGCAACAACCCTGCCTGCGCCGTCGTGGCCGCCGATCTCGGGCCTGACGACCCCGCAGCCGCCGCCGTACCGCACTGGCCGAGTTTCTCCTGCGACGAGGACGTCTGGTGCGTCAAGAAGCTCGGCTCCACCGCTGACAGCACTGGCAATGCtggcgacgacgacgaagacgactGGACGACCTTGCCTCCGGCCGAATTCCTGTTCGTGGATCCCCGAGAGTTCTGA